The region AAATAGCATGTTCAATCAACTAGAAATTCTTTCTGATGAACAAAGTGAAAAGCTTTATACAATTAGAAGATACATAAAGAATCTTGATAGTGTTTGTATTGCTTATTCTGGGGGAGTTGACAGTACATTAGTAGCATCATTAGCATTCGAGCAACTAGGTAGCAAGGCAATTGCGATTACAGGAATTTCCCCTGCATTAGCCAATACACTTCGTGAAGAAGCAAGAAGTCAAGCAAAATGGATTGGTATGAAGCATATAGAAATTGAAACATCAGAATTAGACCAATCAAGATACAGTAAAAATCCAAAGGATAGGTGCTTTGCATGCAAAAAAGAGCTTCACAAACATACAACATACATATCTAAAAAGTTTAATTACAAAAATGTTGTAGATGGAGTCAATCTGGATGATCTTAGTGATTATAGGCCAGGTATAGAAGCTGCAAAAAAAGCAGGAGTCGTCTCGCCCCTTGCAGAATTAAAGTTCTCCAAACAAGATATTAGAGATATATCAAGAGCGTTAGGTTTTCCTTGGTGGGATAAGCCTGCTCAGCCTTGCTTATCATCAAGATTTCCTTATGGCCATGAAATAACCAGTGAGAGGCTAAAAATGGTTGAAAGGGCTGAAGAATATCTAAAAAAAGGAGGTCTATCAGAGGTTAGAGTAAGATGCCAAGGCTTAACTGCAAGAATCGAAATCCCCCGAAATGAACTAGGTTATTTTTTTAAAAAATATAATTTTGATGATTTAGTGGAGTATTTTTCTAATTTAGGATTTAATTGCACAAGCCTGGATCTTGAAGGACTTATTAGCGGTAAATTAAATAGATAAATATTTCATCTAAACAACCGTTCGCATCTGTTTCAGCACTGTCGAAGGAGGGTTTCGCTCAATGACACGTAAGGAATGTTCTTTAGCATTCAAAGCTTTAATTAAATATTGACTAGCAAGTTCAGGCAACATATTTTGACCACACGTAAATATATCGATGGCAGAATAATTAGATTCAGGCCAAGTATGTATTGAAATATGAGATTCAGCCAATAACGCAATTGCTGTAACACCTTGGGGCTCGAATTTATTACTTATCAAATTAAGAACAGTTGCCTTTGCCAATTTGGCAGCTCTATTTAATATACAACGCAAAAAGGATTCATCATTTAATTTTTCGTAATCACATCTATAAAGTTCCAACAATAGATGTTTACTTTGATGAATTAATTTTTGTTCATT is a window of Prochlorococcus marinus XMU1419 DNA encoding:
- the speD gene encoding adenosylmethionine decarboxylase, with translation MEVQKNNQSFNTFSNEQKLIHQSKHLLLELYRCDYEKLNDESFLRCILNRAAKLAKATVLNLISNKFEPQGVTAIALLAESHISIHTWPESNYSAIDIFTCGQNMLPELASQYLIKALNAKEHSLRVIERNPPSTVLKQMRTVV
- the larE gene encoding ATP-dependent sacrificial sulfur transferase LarE — its product is MFNQLEILSDEQSEKLYTIRRYIKNLDSVCIAYSGGVDSTLVASLAFEQLGSKAIAITGISPALANTLREEARSQAKWIGMKHIEIETSELDQSRYSKNPKDRCFACKKELHKHTTYISKKFNYKNVVDGVNLDDLSDYRPGIEAAKKAGVVSPLAELKFSKQDIRDISRALGFPWWDKPAQPCLSSRFPYGHEITSERLKMVERAEEYLKKGGLSEVRVRCQGLTARIEIPRNELGYFFKKYNFDDLVEYFSNLGFNCTSLDLEGLISGKLNR